In Bacillus sp. KH172YL63, one genomic interval encodes:
- a CDS encoding SCP2 sterol-binding domain-containing protein, with protein MRKYLEELVDQCQSRYHLQFLFPDHPFILQFQCREETYGISISSRGCTVEEQCEEAHFIIEGEQNHIVSLFSGEDRLSQLIEAGMLSVKGGYRPLLFVESVLWLTRSKMKESIEV; from the coding sequence ATGCGCAAATATTTAGAGGAATTAGTAGATCAGTGTCAGTCCCGCTATCATTTACAATTTTTATTTCCTGATCATCCGTTTATCCTTCAATTTCAGTGCAGGGAAGAAACATATGGCATATCGATTTCAAGCAGGGGATGTACTGTAGAAGAACAGTGTGAAGAAGCGCATTTTATCATTGAAGGCGAGCAAAATCACATCGTCTCTTTATTTTCGGGTGAAGACCGATTATCGCAATTGATCGAAGCAGGAATGCTCTCGGTAAAAGGCGGCTACCGCCCGCTGCTTTTCGTTGAATCGGTCCTTTGGCTCACGCGTTCCAAAATGAAGGAATCCATTGAAGTATAA
- a CDS encoding thioredoxin family protein — MEVSSTEALCDRIEEHALEAVYLYTPMCGTCQVAGKMMEVVEKLPQSFHFTKANLNYLPEFAKKQSVESVPCLILFKDGTEKERIYAFQSVPFLYESLNKIAVD, encoded by the coding sequence ATTGAGGTTAGCTCTACAGAAGCATTGTGCGATCGGATTGAAGAACATGCATTGGAAGCGGTCTACCTGTACACCCCGATGTGCGGGACGTGCCAGGTTGCAGGCAAAATGATGGAAGTCGTGGAGAAGCTTCCACAATCCTTCCACTTTACGAAAGCCAACTTGAACTACCTGCCCGAATTTGCAAAGAAGCAATCCGTCGAAAGTGTTCCATGCTTGATATTATTTAAAGATGGTACCGAGAAAGAAAGGATTTACGCCTTTCAGTCTGTCCCATTCTTATATGAAAGCCTCAATAAAATTGCCGTTGATTAA
- a CDS encoding toprim domain-containing protein translates to MELDEKVIIVEGTTDKRKVKDIIKEPIEIICTNGTISITKMDELIDELFERDVYILVDADDAGEKLRKQFKREFPEAGHLYIDRMYKEVAAAPEYHLASVLIGANIDVHKEYLGKRMI, encoded by the coding sequence ATGGAACTTGATGAAAAAGTAATCATTGTGGAAGGTACAACTGACAAGCGAAAAGTAAAGGACATCATTAAAGAACCGATTGAAATCATTTGTACAAATGGAACAATCAGTATAACGAAAATGGACGAACTCATCGATGAGCTGTTTGAAAGGGATGTATATATCCTTGTCGATGCCGATGATGCCGGAGAGAAATTACGAAAGCAGTTCAAGCGTGAATTCCCTGAAGCGGGGCATCTGTACATCGACCGTATGTATAAGGAAGTGGCAGCAGCACCGGAGTACCACCTTGCCTCTGTGCTGATTGGTGCGAATATCGATGTGCATAAAGAATATCTTGGAAAAAGGATGATCTAG
- a CDS encoding YusG family protein, with protein MALEPKQVDVTSRVTGRLNNGEVTLFLDDQPVGKMLLSLEGLTMEPNFEAKENKIYQSYTATEGRDARYTDCDEGGWC; from the coding sequence ATGGCGTTAGAACCGAAACAGGTAGATGTCACGAGCCGCGTGACAGGCCGGTTGAATAACGGAGAAGTCACATTATTTCTTGATGATCAGCCGGTGGGCAAGATGCTATTGTCTCTTGAGGGCTTAACGATGGAACCGAACTTTGAGGCGAAGGAAAATAAGATTTACCAAAGCTACACTGCCACCGAAGGACGGGATGCAAGGTATACAGATTGTGATGAAGGCGGCTGGTGTTAA
- the gcvH gene encoding glycine cleavage system protein GcvH, with product MSSPKELRFSEEHEWVKAEGENVRVGITAFAQSELGDIVFVELPEAGDEIKAGEPFGSVESVKTVSELYAPVSGKVVEVNEELSDSPEFVNESPYEKAWMIVVEPSDAGEVDKLMTAEQYDEMINEG from the coding sequence ATGAGTTCACCGAAAGAACTTCGTTTTTCAGAAGAACATGAGTGGGTCAAGGCCGAAGGGGAAAATGTACGCGTAGGAATCACAGCTTTTGCACAGTCTGAGCTGGGCGATATCGTATTTGTTGAGCTTCCTGAAGCGGGAGATGAGATCAAAGCAGGCGAACCATTCGGCAGCGTGGAATCGGTTAAGACTGTTTCTGAACTGTATGCACCTGTATCTGGTAAAGTGGTGGAAGTGAATGAAGAGCTGTCTGACAGCCCTGAGTTCGTGAACGAGTCACCTTACGAAAAGGCATGGATGATCGTTGTTGAACCTTCAGATGCTGGAGAAGTAGACAAGCTTATGACTGCTGAACAGTATGATGAAATGATCAATGAAGGCTAA
- a CDS encoding arsenate reductase family protein: protein MSLTFYSYPKCGTCRKAKKWLEDHNVEMNEIHIVENPPSKDELKSLYEKSGLPLKKFFNTSGKKYRELGLKDKVNSASDDELLDILSSDGMLIKRPLTTDGNKVSVGFKEETFAEMWK from the coding sequence ATGTCGTTGACTTTTTATTCTTATCCGAAATGCGGGACGTGCAGGAAAGCGAAAAAGTGGCTTGAAGATCACAATGTTGAAATGAATGAAATACATATCGTCGAGAATCCTCCCTCAAAGGATGAGCTCAAAAGCTTATATGAAAAAAGCGGACTCCCGCTGAAGAAATTTTTTAATACGAGCGGGAAGAAATACCGTGAACTTGGCTTAAAAGATAAAGTGAATTCGGCAAGCGATGATGAATTGCTGGATATTCTTTCTTCTGACGGAATGCTGATCAAACGTCCACTCACAACAGATGGAAACAAGGTATCAGTAGGATTCAAGGAAGAAACGTTTGCAGAAATGTGGAAGTGA
- a CDS encoding ArsR/SmtB family transcription factor, with protein MGQKAIDTFRACIPLFQALSDPYRQDIILLLAGQEPLTVNQITENLTLSRPAVSHHLKILREQQLVSLEQKGTQRFYSLALKDATSLLKELVETVEAQCE; from the coding sequence ATGGGGCAAAAAGCTATAGATACATTCCGTGCATGTATCCCGTTATTTCAGGCGCTTAGTGATCCTTATCGACAGGATATCATCCTGCTTCTCGCCGGGCAGGAGCCACTTACGGTGAATCAGATTACCGAAAACCTTACATTATCGCGTCCGGCTGTTTCCCATCATTTGAAAATTTTAAGGGAGCAGCAGTTGGTATCGCTGGAACAGAAGGGCACACAGCGGTTTTATTCCCTGGCATTGAAGGATGCGACCTCTCTTTTGAAAGAGCTGGTTGAAACTGTGGAAGCACAGTGTGAATGA
- a CDS encoding SDR family NAD(P)-dependent oxidoreductase produces the protein MNKTVLITGASSGIGLHFSHKFAESGHDVILVARSEEKLVSLSQEMKEKYGVKAYAFPADLSKPDAVKELYDKLQSHQLQVDTLINNAGFGLFGEFEDTDLTTEVDMISVNITALTALCKLIGKDMVSRKRGQILNVASTAAFQPGPLMAVYYATKAYVLSFSEALANEWASHGVKVTALCPGATETGFSDAADLHSSKLFQSGVMSVEEVVEEGYRQMMNTNKTVIVPGLKNKILTSTVRFIPRKLVPAIVRKVQERV, from the coding sequence ATGAATAAGACTGTGTTAATTACTGGCGCATCAAGTGGAATCGGACTGCACTTCAGTCATAAGTTCGCCGAATCCGGCCATGACGTGATTCTTGTGGCGAGAAGTGAAGAGAAGCTTGTCTCCCTTTCACAGGAAATGAAGGAAAAGTACGGGGTGAAGGCATACGCATTCCCAGCAGACTTGTCTAAACCTGACGCGGTGAAGGAGCTGTATGATAAACTTCAGTCTCATCAGCTGCAGGTGGATACTCTTATCAACAATGCAGGCTTCGGTTTGTTTGGGGAATTTGAAGACACTGACCTTACGACAGAGGTGGATATGATTTCTGTGAACATCACCGCCCTGACGGCATTGTGCAAACTCATAGGAAAAGATATGGTGAGCCGGAAGCGTGGACAGATCTTGAATGTGGCCTCTACGGCAGCGTTCCAGCCTGGACCTCTGATGGCCGTGTATTATGCCACGAAGGCCTATGTACTGTCTTTTTCAGAAGCATTGGCGAATGAGTGGGCATCACACGGGGTGAAAGTGACGGCGCTCTGTCCGGGGGCAACGGAGACGGGCTTCAGTGATGCAGCAGACCTCCATTCCTCGAAGCTCTTTCAATCCGGGGTCATGAGCGTGGAAGAAGTCGTGGAGGAAGGATACAGGCAAATGATGAACACGAACAAAACGGTGATCGTACCGGGTCTGAAAAATAAAATCCTGACAAGTACCGTCCGGTTTATCCCGCGCAAGCTCGTACCAGCCATCGTCCGTAAAGTTCAAGAACGGGTATAA
- a CDS encoding acyl-CoA dehydrogenase family protein, translating into MANQTEKLIKGGSFLIEDVSYEQVFTPEEYSDEQKMIAKTTEDYVLNEVVPVIENLENHEFDHSVRLLKEAGDLGLLGADVPEEYGGLGLDKVSSALIAEKMSRAGGFSISHGAHVGIGSLPIVLFGNEEQKQKYLPPLATGEKLAAYALTEPGSGSDALGAKATAKLNAEGTHYILNGEKQWITNSAFADVFVVYAKIDGEHFSAFIVEKEFPGVSTGPEEKKMGIKSSSTRTLILEDAQIPVENLLGDAGKGHIIAFNILNIGRYKLGVGAVGASKRAFEVTVQYTNQRQQFKTPISGFNLTKEKLSTMASKLYAAESSVYRTVGLFEDRMSQLTDEEVKNGTEVAKSIAEYAIECSLNKFFATEVLDYVVDEGVQLHGGYGFMQEYEIERMYRDSRINRIFEGTNEINRLLVPGTYLRKAMKGELPLLQKAQALQEELMMLMPEEVGDEPLAQEKYLVKNAKKIGLMLAGLAAQKFGKALEKEQEILVNIADIVSNAYAMESVVLRTEKAINKVGVEKAKQKLLYTQIFCQEAFNEIEQHAKETLVGTETGDTLRMMLSALRKFTRHTPINVIATKRAASEKLIDAEKYTV; encoded by the coding sequence ATGGCGAATCAAACAGAAAAGCTAATCAAAGGTGGAAGTTTCTTAATTGAAGACGTAAGTTATGAGCAGGTTTTCACACCGGAAGAATATTCCGATGAGCAGAAAATGATTGCCAAAACGACGGAAGACTACGTGTTGAATGAAGTGGTACCTGTCATCGAAAATCTTGAAAACCATGAGTTCGACCATTCTGTACGCTTGTTAAAAGAAGCGGGAGATCTTGGACTTCTTGGTGCCGATGTACCTGAAGAGTACGGCGGACTTGGACTGGATAAAGTAAGTTCTGCCCTGATCGCTGAAAAAATGTCCCGTGCCGGCGGATTTTCGATCTCACACGGTGCCCATGTCGGCATCGGTTCACTTCCAATCGTATTGTTCGGTAACGAAGAGCAAAAACAAAAATATCTTCCACCGCTTGCAACTGGCGAAAAGTTAGCTGCTTACGCGTTGACAGAGCCTGGTTCCGGGTCCGATGCACTCGGTGCGAAAGCGACTGCCAAGCTGAACGCAGAAGGCACGCATTACATTTTAAATGGTGAAAAGCAGTGGATCACCAACTCTGCATTTGCCGATGTATTCGTCGTGTATGCGAAAATCGATGGGGAGCATTTCTCAGCGTTCATCGTTGAAAAAGAATTCCCTGGCGTTTCGACAGGTCCTGAAGAGAAGAAAATGGGAATCAAGAGTTCTTCAACCCGCACACTGATCCTTGAAGACGCTCAAATTCCGGTTGAAAACCTACTTGGCGACGCAGGAAAAGGGCACATCATCGCCTTCAACATCCTGAATATCGGACGCTATAAATTAGGTGTAGGGGCTGTCGGGGCCAGCAAACGTGCATTTGAAGTGACGGTTCAATACACAAATCAACGTCAGCAGTTCAAGACACCGATTTCAGGCTTCAACTTGACGAAAGAAAAGCTGTCGACAATGGCTTCTAAATTATATGCGGCAGAGAGCTCCGTCTATCGTACTGTAGGATTGTTCGAAGACCGTATGAGTCAACTGACTGACGAAGAAGTGAAAAACGGTACAGAAGTGGCAAAGTCCATCGCAGAATATGCGATCGAGTGTTCACTGAACAAATTCTTCGCAACAGAAGTGCTGGATTATGTAGTCGATGAAGGCGTACAGCTTCACGGCGGATACGGCTTCATGCAAGAATATGAAATCGAGAGAATGTACCGTGACTCCCGCATCAACCGTATTTTTGAAGGGACGAATGAAATCAACCGTCTCCTCGTGCCTGGCACATATCTCCGTAAAGCCATGAAAGGTGAACTTCCATTGCTTCAAAAAGCGCAGGCACTTCAAGAAGAATTGATGATGCTGATGCCTGAAGAGGTTGGCGACGAGCCGCTTGCACAAGAAAAATACCTTGTGAAAAATGCGAAGAAAATCGGCTTGATGCTTGCCGGATTGGCTGCTCAAAAATTCGGAAAAGCGCTTGAAAAAGAACAGGAAATCCTTGTGAACATTGCCGACATCGTTTCCAACGCTTACGCAATGGAATCGGTTGTCCTACGTACAGAGAAAGCCATCAATAAAGTGGGAGTGGAAAAAGCGAAACAAAAGCTTCTTTACACTCAGATCTTCTGTCAGGAAGCGTTCAACGAAATCGAGCAACACGCCAAGGAAACACTTGTTGGAACAGAAACGGGCGATACCCTGCGCATGATGCTTTCCGCACTGCGTAAATTCACTCGCCACACACCAATCAACGTTATCGCCACAAAGCGTGCTGCATCAGAAAAACTGATCGACGCTGAAAAGTATACAGTGTAA
- a CDS encoding acetyl-CoA C-acetyltransferase, whose amino-acid sequence MREAVIVAGARTPVGKSRKGSLAQVRPDDLGALVVKETLKRAGNYEGNIDDLIIGCAMPEAEQGLNMARNIGGLAGLPDSVPAITINRYCSSGLQSIAYAAEKIMLGHSDTAIAGGAESMSLVPMMGHVVRPNAKLAEHAPQYYMSMGHTAEQVASKFGVSREDQDAFAVRSHQKAAKAIAEGKFDDEIVPVDVLHRSVNGENKLVEKTFQFSKDEGVRAETSADVLAKLRPAFNVKGSVTAGNSSQTSDGAAAVMVMDREKAGSLGLQPMAKFRSFAVAGVPPEIMGIGPVEAIPRALKMAGLELSDIGLFELNEAFASQSIQVIRQLGLDEDKVNVNGGAIALGHPLGCTGAKLTLSLVHEMKRRNQQFGIVTMCIGGGMGAAGVFELIG is encoded by the coding sequence ATGCGCGAAGCAGTCATTGTGGCTGGTGCCAGAACACCGGTCGGTAAATCAAGAAAAGGATCACTAGCTCAGGTACGCCCGGATGATCTTGGGGCACTTGTAGTGAAAGAGACCCTCAAACGAGCAGGAAATTATGAAGGGAACATCGATGATTTAATCATCGGATGTGCGATGCCGGAAGCAGAACAAGGGCTGAATATGGCACGGAATATCGGGGGCCTTGCCGGACTTCCTGATTCGGTTCCGGCGATCACGATCAACCGATATTGCTCATCAGGCTTGCAATCCATTGCCTATGCTGCAGAAAAAATCATGCTCGGGCACTCGGATACGGCCATCGCAGGTGGAGCAGAATCCATGAGCCTTGTACCGATGATGGGGCATGTGGTCCGTCCGAATGCGAAGCTTGCTGAACATGCTCCCCAATACTATATGAGCATGGGCCACACTGCTGAACAGGTGGCGAGCAAGTTCGGTGTATCCCGTGAAGATCAGGATGCCTTTGCTGTACGAAGCCACCAAAAAGCAGCCAAAGCGATCGCTGAAGGAAAGTTCGACGATGAAATCGTACCCGTTGATGTACTTCATCGCTCAGTGAACGGTGAAAACAAACTCGTCGAGAAAACCTTCCAATTCTCAAAAGATGAAGGGGTGCGGGCTGAAACGAGTGCGGATGTTCTTGCTAAATTACGACCGGCTTTCAATGTGAAAGGTTCCGTTACGGCAGGGAATTCTTCTCAGACGAGTGACGGCGCGGCAGCAGTCATGGTCATGGACCGGGAAAAGGCAGGCTCGCTTGGACTTCAGCCGATGGCGAAATTCAGAAGCTTTGCAGTAGCGGGCGTACCGCCTGAAATCATGGGGATCGGGCCGGTTGAAGCGATTCCCCGTGCACTGAAGATGGCGGGTCTTGAGCTTTCGGATATCGGCTTGTTCGAACTGAACGAAGCATTCGCGTCTCAATCAATCCAGGTCATCCGTCAGCTGGGACTGGACGAAGACAAAGTAAACGTCAATGGCGGGGCAATTGCACTCGGTCACCCGCTAGGCTGTACAGGGGCGAAACTCACCCTTTCACTCGTACACGAAATGAAGCGCAGAAACCAGCAATTCGGTATCGTCACCATGTGTATCGGCGGCGGAATGGGCGCCGCGGGCGTCTTTGAATTAATCGGTTAA
- a CDS encoding 3-hydroxyacyl-CoA dehydrogenase/enoyl-CoA hydratase family protein translates to MGSGIAAHLANIGIPTMLLDIVPRELTDEHKAKGLTEESKAFRNQFSENALKKLFKQKPAPLTSKQNASLITAGNFEDDLQHIGDCDWVIEVVVENLDIKKKVFEQVERYRKPGSIISSNTSGISIEAMSEGRSDDFQKNFLGTHFFNPPRYLKLLEVIPTKNTDPEVVSFMKTFGEDVLGKGVVMAKDTPNFIANRIGTYGLLITVQEMLKGGYSVGEVDSVTGPVIGRPKSATFRTLDVVGLDTFAHVAKNVYDQVEGEEQKVFEVPAFMKKMLEKGWLGSKSGQGFFLKQGKEILELNPETLDYQPRQKLKTPSLEMAKNEKGLKNKVKALVYAKDQAGTLLWNIISPVLTYSAQLHGEIADDIVSIDQAMKWGFGWEMGPFETWDAIGVEKSVARMKEEGLHVPEWVEKMLSEGHAAFYKEENGERYFYHNGEYQLVERNPKALDLKALKKQGKLIKKNSGASLIDIGDGIALLEFHSPNNAIGMDITQMINFAVEEVEKNYKGLVIGNQGKNFCVGANLAMILMEAQDDNVFEIDMVVRHFQQAMMKIKYSSKPVVAAPFGMTLGGGSEVCLPAAHIQASMETYMGLVEVGVGLIPGGGGNKELYMKHLANLPNGVEFDLQKVANKVFETIAMAKVSTSGDEARENNFLNSADGVSVNNDHLLFDAKQAALSLYEAGYSAPIRKKVPVVGETGYATLLLGAQSMFQSGFISEHDLMIAKKLAYVIAGGKVPYGTEVDEQYLLDLEREAFLSLVAQPKSQQRMQHMLVKGKPLRN, encoded by the coding sequence ATGGGTTCGGGAATCGCCGCTCATCTTGCAAATATCGGTATCCCGACAATGCTATTAGATATCGTGCCGAGAGAGTTAACCGATGAACATAAAGCAAAGGGCCTTACAGAAGAAAGTAAGGCATTTCGCAACCAGTTTAGTGAAAACGCTTTAAAAAAGCTTTTTAAACAAAAACCGGCACCACTTACATCCAAACAGAATGCTTCTCTTATTACGGCAGGAAACTTCGAAGATGATCTTCAGCATATCGGTGATTGTGACTGGGTGATTGAGGTAGTCGTAGAGAACCTGGACATTAAGAAGAAAGTGTTTGAGCAAGTGGAGCGTTACCGTAAACCGGGAAGCATCATCAGTTCGAATACATCAGGGATTTCAATCGAGGCCATGTCTGAAGGAAGAAGTGATGACTTCCAGAAGAACTTCCTGGGAACACATTTCTTCAACCCGCCAAGATATTTAAAACTTCTTGAAGTGATTCCGACAAAGAACACGGATCCAGAAGTCGTAAGCTTTATGAAAACATTCGGTGAAGATGTTCTCGGTAAAGGTGTTGTCATGGCGAAGGATACGCCGAACTTCATTGCCAACCGAATCGGAACATATGGATTACTGATCACCGTACAGGAAATGCTTAAAGGAGGCTATTCAGTCGGTGAAGTGGATTCCGTTACTGGGCCGGTGATCGGGAGACCGAAGAGTGCGACTTTCCGCACGCTTGATGTGGTGGGACTTGATACATTCGCTCACGTTGCGAAGAATGTCTACGATCAGGTGGAAGGTGAAGAACAGAAAGTATTCGAAGTGCCTGCCTTCATGAAGAAAATGCTTGAAAAAGGCTGGTTGGGGAGCAAAAGCGGTCAGGGGTTCTTCCTGAAACAAGGCAAGGAGATCCTTGAACTCAACCCTGAAACGCTTGACTATCAGCCCCGTCAAAAATTGAAAACCCCTTCCCTTGAAATGGCGAAGAATGAAAAAGGGTTAAAAAATAAAGTAAAAGCCCTCGTGTATGCGAAGGATCAGGCAGGTACGCTGCTGTGGAACATCATCTCTCCTGTCTTAACGTATTCGGCACAGCTTCACGGAGAAATCGCCGATGATATCGTAAGCATCGACCAGGCCATGAAGTGGGGCTTCGGTTGGGAAATGGGTCCATTTGAAACGTGGGATGCAATCGGAGTGGAGAAATCCGTTGCCCGCATGAAGGAAGAAGGCCTTCACGTACCGGAATGGGTAGAGAAGATGCTGTCTGAAGGACACGCCGCTTTTTATAAAGAAGAAAATGGAGAGCGTTATTTCTATCACAATGGTGAATATCAGCTTGTAGAACGAAATCCGAAAGCACTCGATTTAAAGGCGCTTAAAAAGCAAGGAAAGCTGATCAAGAAGAACTCAGGAGCCTCCCTGATCGATATCGGTGACGGCATCGCCCTTCTTGAATTCCATTCTCCAAATAACGCAATCGGCATGGATATCACGCAAATGATCAATTTTGCCGTGGAGGAAGTAGAAAAGAATTACAAAGGACTCGTCATCGGGAACCAGGGCAAGAACTTCTGTGTAGGGGCAAACCTTGCGATGATCCTCATGGAAGCACAGGATGACAACGTCTTTGAAATTGACATGGTTGTACGTCACTTCCAACAGGCGATGATGAAGATTAAATATTCTTCTAAACCGGTTGTAGCAGCACCATTTGGGATGACATTAGGCGGAGGAAGCGAAGTCTGTCTGCCGGCTGCACACATCCAGGCGTCTATGGAGACGTACATGGGCCTAGTCGAAGTCGGAGTAGGATTGATCCCTGGGGGAGGCGGAAACAAAGAGCTTTACATGAAGCACTTGGCCAACCTGCCAAATGGAGTGGAGTTCGACCTTCAGAAAGTGGCGAATAAAGTATTCGAAACGATTGCCATGGCGAAGGTTTCCACATCCGGTGATGAAGCAAGGGAAAACAACTTCTTAAATTCAGCAGATGGAGTAAGCGTTAACAATGATCATCTGTTATTTGATGCAAAGCAGGCTGCTTTAAGCCTGTATGAAGCGGGCTATTCAGCACCGATTCGGAAAAAGGTGCCGGTTGTCGGTGAGACGGGATATGCAACACTCCTTCTCGGTGCACAGTCCATGTTCCAGTCAGGATTCATTTCTGAGCATGATTTGATGATCGCGAAGAAGCTCGCATACGTCATCGCAGGCGGTAAAGTGCCATACGGAACGGAAGTCGACGAACAGTACTTGCTGGATCTTGAAAGGGAAGCATTCCTTAGCCTGGTAGCACAGCCGAAATCGCAGCAGCGGATGCAGCACATGCTTGTAAAAGGAAAACCATTACGCAACTGA
- a CDS encoding YuzL family protein, translating into MAKRKKDPSKAAVSAASVKGDAGPVVEMDGGGKRNSQNNQFKKQR; encoded by the coding sequence ATGGCGAAGCGGAAGAAGGATCCTTCGAAGGCTGCGGTTAGTGCGGCAAGTGTGAAGGGTGATGCCGGTCCTGTCGTTGAGATGGACGGCGGCGGTAAGAGGAACAGTCAAAACAATCAGTTTAAGAAACAGCGTTAG
- a CDS encoding YczE/YyaS/YitT family protein — MKRRLLFFTVGLFILTMGVALIIKSGLGASAWDALAVGESNMFGITVGTAVFINGIVLIGLNALIMKKKPDVLAAGSILVIGMLIDFWLLVVFNNYAPEMLMNQLFALASGILTMGLGIAIYLQAKFPASPMDTLMVAIHTRFGLNLRNSRIISEGFALSLAFLFKGDIGIGTIIVTLLLGFVVQYSFPIFEQLFQKKSLGKAAVSAD, encoded by the coding sequence ATGAAACGCAGATTATTATTTTTTACGGTTGGATTGTTTATTTTGACAATGGGCGTGGCCTTGATCATTAAATCTGGATTGGGTGCGTCTGCATGGGATGCCCTTGCTGTCGGAGAGTCGAATATGTTCGGGATCACGGTCGGTACGGCTGTGTTCATCAATGGGATCGTCCTGATCGGACTCAATGCTCTGATCATGAAGAAGAAGCCTGATGTACTAGCTGCCGGATCGATCCTTGTGATCGGCATGCTGATTGATTTCTGGCTGTTGGTTGTCTTTAACAATTATGCGCCGGAAATGCTGATGAACCAGCTGTTTGCCCTCGCTTCCGGAATTTTGACGATGGGACTTGGAATCGCGATCTATTTACAGGCGAAGTTCCCTGCAAGCCCGATGGACACGTTGATGGTGGCGATCCATACCCGTTTTGGATTGAACCTTCGCAACTCCCGTATCATCAGTGAAGGATTCGCCCTTTCCCTTGCATTCCTCTTTAAAGGGGATATCGGAATCGGTACAATCATTGTTACGCTTCTATTAGGGTTCGTCGTACAATACAGCTTCCCGATTTTCGAACAACTTTTCCAAAAAAAATCATTGGGGAAAGCAGCCGTATCTGCTGACTGA